One segment of Thermodesulfovibrio sp. 3907-1M DNA contains the following:
- a CDS encoding sigma-70 family RNA polymerase sigma factor: MKERDIFEEIVNLGKKRGKLTYDEINEALPSEYYSPEEIEDLIDVLSDMGVRVVDEDEEEVFLEEEEELEEEEHVEDLVQAYFNSMGDIPILTKEEEVELAKKLQEGKSIIKETVMGLTLYQKILSEINKEEDAETLTEEDKAEEALSRTIIRMENLINDIGKIEEKIKEYGSFKELRKLINEKKKLGENTKQLESLYKEVHTEIKKIENESGLKIDELKNIWQKIYKAKCLVEETKNELITRNLRLVVNIAKNYVGRGLPLLDLIEEGNIGLMKAVDKFKYEKGFKFSTYATWWIRQAITRALIDQTKTIRVPVHMMEFYNRVTKASRELTQQLGREPSNEEIAEKLGVPVRKVEEVFRAIQDPIGLQTPIGDEDTELEDFIGDKTSPSPVAEAERTELSEHIQRILKTLTPKEEKVIKMRFGIGEDRDHTLEEVGRYLSITRERVRQIETKALRKLKHPSRMRLLKMLISETPENKK; the protein is encoded by the coding sequence AACTTACATATGATGAAATTAATGAAGCTCTTCCATCGGAATACTATTCTCCGGAAGAGATTGAGGATCTTATTGATGTTTTAAGTGATATGGGAGTGAGAGTTGTTGATGAAGATGAGGAGGAAGTATTTTTAGAAGAAGAGGAAGAGCTTGAAGAAGAAGAGCATGTAGAGGACCTTGTCCAGGCTTATTTTAACTCAATGGGTGATATTCCAATACTTACCAAGGAAGAAGAAGTTGAACTTGCTAAAAAACTTCAAGAAGGAAAGAGTATAATTAAAGAGACAGTAATGGGATTAACTCTTTATCAAAAAATTTTAAGTGAAATAAACAAAGAAGAAGATGCTGAAACTTTAACTGAAGAAGATAAAGCAGAAGAGGCACTAAGTAGAACTATTATTCGCATGGAAAATTTAATTAATGACATTGGAAAAATTGAAGAAAAAATTAAAGAGTATGGTTCTTTCAAAGAATTACGGAAACTTATAAATGAGAAAAAGAAATTAGGTGAAAATACAAAACAATTGGAGAGTCTTTATAAAGAAGTTCATACAGAAATTAAAAAGATTGAAAACGAATCAGGACTCAAGATAGATGAATTAAAAAATATCTGGCAAAAAATATATAAAGCAAAATGTCTTGTTGAAGAAACGAAAAATGAATTAATTACCAGAAACCTTAGACTTGTGGTTAACATTGCTAAAAACTATGTGGGCAGAGGGCTTCCACTGCTTGATTTAATAGAAGAAGGCAATATTGGTTTAATGAAAGCTGTTGATAAATTTAAATATGAAAAAGGATTCAAATTTTCAACTTATGCAACATGGTGGATAAGGCAGGCGATCACAAGAGCTTTAATTGACCAGACTAAAACAATAAGAGTTCCAGTCCATATGATGGAGTTTTACAACAGAGTTACAAAGGCATCCCGTGAACTTACACAGCAACTGGGAAGAGAGCCAAGCAATGAAGAGATTGCTGAAAAGCTGGGAGTTCCTGTAAGGAAAGTTGAGGAAGTTTTCAGAGCTATACAGGATCCAATAGGACTTCAAACACCCATTGGTGATGAGGATACAGAACTTGAAGACTTTATCGGAGATAAAACATCTCCATCTCCTGTTGCAGAAGCTGAAAGAACAGAACTCAGTGAACATATTCAGAGAATTTTAAAAACTCTTACACCAAAGGAAGAAAAAGTTATAAAAATGAGATTTGGAATAGGTGAAGATAGAGATCATACGCTGGAAGAAGTGGGAAGATATCTTTCAATTACAAGGGAAAGAGTGCGTCAGATTGAGACTAAAGCTTTAAGAAAACTTAAGCATCCAAGCAGAATGAGACTTCTTAAAATGCTTATAAGCGAAACTCCAGAAAATAAAAAGTGA
- a CDS encoding transketolase yields MKDFYELSKLVRYYILLSTTRAGSGHPTTCLSAVELMVSLLFGGFFHFDADNPDNPNNDRLIFSKGHAAPLLYSLWTVAGRITEEELTTLRKFGSPLEGHPVRAFPYAEAATGSLGQGLSIGVGMAINGKYIDRLPYRVFVLLGDSEMAEGSVWEAVQLASYYKLDNLIGIIDVNRLGQRGETMYGWDLSAYERRVSSFGWKTICIDGHNFNEIFKAYEEALKNNSPSMIIAKTVKGKGVSFLEDREGRHGVALSEAEFEEALKELGEIKRLTASVKKPDSLKPEPQPLKINEFTKRYNIGEMVATRRAYGEALVKLFPEFSDIVVLDAEVSNSTYAEIFKKHYPERFFECFVAEQNMVGMAVGLALRGKIPFVSTFAAFLTRAFDHIRMAQYSDANIKFVGSHAGVSIGQDGPSQMGLEDIAMMRSILNSVVVYPSDAVSTEKLVREAAKHKGIVYIRTTRSATPVIYNYDEEFPIGGSKVIKRSDKDLCTVIAAGITLHEALKAYEELKKRGIFIRVIDLYSVKPLDVETLKEALSETKAIITVEDHYPAGGIGEAVKSEVGSDRVYSLACRKTPKSGTPEELLDYEEISAKAIVECINKLSKLL; encoded by the coding sequence GTGAAAGATTTCTATGAATTATCAAAACTTGTAAGATACTATATTCTTTTATCAACAACCCGAGCAGGTTCAGGACATCCCACAACCTGTCTTTCAGCAGTAGAGTTAATGGTAAGCCTCCTGTTCGGAGGCTTTTTTCATTTTGACGCAGACAATCCCGATAATCCAAACAATGACAGACTTATATTTTCAAAAGGGCATGCAGCACCACTACTTTATTCTCTCTGGACAGTAGCAGGCAGAATTACTGAGGAAGAACTAACGACTCTAAGAAAGTTTGGCTCTCCTCTGGAAGGTCATCCTGTAAGGGCATTTCCATATGCAGAGGCAGCAACAGGCTCTCTTGGACAGGGGCTTTCAATAGGTGTAGGAATGGCAATTAACGGAAAATATATTGACAGACTTCCATATCGCGTTTTTGTTCTTCTTGGTGATAGTGAAATGGCTGAAGGCTCTGTATGGGAGGCAGTTCAGCTTGCTTCATATTACAAGCTTGACAATCTCATCGGTATAATTGATGTAAATAGACTTGGTCAGCGTGGCGAGACAATGTATGGATGGGATTTATCTGCCTATGAAAGGAGAGTTTCTTCTTTCGGATGGAAAACAATATGTATTGATGGACATAATTTCAATGAGATTTTTAAAGCCTACGAAGAAGCACTGAAAAACAATTCACCTTCAATGATAATTGCCAAAACAGTGAAAGGCAAAGGAGTTTCATTTCTTGAAGACAGGGAAGGTAGACACGGTGTAGCGCTCTCAGAGGCTGAATTTGAGGAGGCTTTAAAAGAGCTTGGAGAGATAAAACGGCTTACAGCTTCAGTGAAAAAGCCTGATAGCCTTAAGCCTGAACCCCAACCTCTGAAGATAAACGAGTTTACAAAGAGATATAACATTGGTGAGATGGTTGCCACAAGGCGTGCCTATGGTGAGGCACTGGTAAAATTATTCCCAGAGTTTTCTGATATTGTGGTTCTTGATGCAGAAGTAAGCAATTCTACATATGCGGAGATATTTAAAAAGCATTATCCAGAAAGATTTTTTGAATGCTTTGTTGCAGAGCAGAATATGGTTGGAATGGCAGTGGGACTTGCTCTTAGAGGTAAGATTCCATTTGTTTCAACATTTGCAGCCTTTCTTACCCGTGCTTTTGACCATATAAGAATGGCACAGTATAGCGATGCAAACATAAAATTTGTTGGCTCTCATGCAGGTGTTTCAATTGGTCAGGATGGACCAAGTCAGATGGGGCTTGAAGATATTGCAATGATGCGAAGCATTTTAAACAGCGTAGTAGTTTATCCCAGTGATGCGGTCTCTACAGAAAAACTTGTAAGAGAGGCAGCAAAACATAAAGGAATTGTTTATATAAGAACAACTCGTTCCGCAACACCTGTTATTTACAACTATGATGAAGAGTTTCCAATTGGTGGTTCAAAGGTGATCAAAAGGTCTGATAAGGATTTATGCACAGTCATAGCAGCAGGAATAACGCTTCATGAAGCACTGAAAGCATATGAGGAACTTAAAAAAAGAGGAATCTTTATCAGAGTTATAGATTTATACAGTGTAAAGCCTTTGGATGTAGAAACTCTAAAGGAGGCTCTCTCAGAGACAAAGGCAATTATTACAGTTGAAGACCACTATCCAGCTGGCGGTATTGGAGAGGCAGTTAAATCTGAAGTTGGCTCTGACAGAGTTTACAGTCTTGCATGCAGAAAAACTCCAAAAAGTGGCACACCTGAAGAACTCTTAGATTATGAAGAGATTTCTGCAAAAGCAATAGTTGAGTGCATTAATAAACTCAGTAAATTACTTTAA
- a CDS encoding sigma-54 dependent transcriptional regulator — MAKILYIDDEISALKAISAILKKADFNVLTATTAEEGIAILKENPVDCLLLDYRLPQMDGIELLKWLKLNGINIPTVMLTAYGTIEKAVEAMKLGAYHYLIKPVDTELLINILKEAVEKSSTYLKETETSFSPFPEIIGKSKAMQEVFYIMQMVSESNANVLITGESGTGKELVARAIHKKSLRNTKPFIIIDCTTIPEALLESELFGHEKGAFTGALDRKIGLFEVANEGTVFLDEIGELPMSLQKKLLRFLQEKEIQRIGSNTRIKVDVRVISATNRDLEKLVKEGTFREDLYWRLNVVRINIPPLRERKDDIPLLINHFLNKYSKENNKPIPQLEPEVINALINYDWHGNVRELANVIERAVVLSPSGIISMKHLPRRIQEHSGWTFLKENSLNLLEIEKSLILKALTSTGWNQTKAAQILGISRKQLRTKMKNHGLLPDSEEEETF; from the coding sequence ATGGCAAAGATACTTTATATAGACGATGAAATCAGTGCTTTAAAAGCAATCTCAGCTATTTTAAAAAAAGCAGATTTTAATGTCCTAACAGCAACTACAGCTGAAGAAGGAATTGCCATACTTAAAGAAAATCCTGTTGACTGTCTTTTGCTGGATTATCGTCTTCCTCAGATGGACGGAATAGAACTGCTTAAATGGCTTAAACTGAACGGAATCAATATACCAACAGTAATGCTTACTGCCTACGGTACCATAGAAAAGGCAGTTGAAGCAATGAAATTAGGTGCCTATCATTATTTAATTAAACCTGTTGATACAGAACTTTTAATAAATATCCTGAAGGAAGCAGTTGAAAAATCATCTACGTATCTAAAAGAAACTGAAACATCATTTAGTCCATTCCCTGAAATTATAGGAAAAAGCAAAGCAATGCAGGAAGTTTTCTATATAATGCAAATGGTATCGGAAAGCAATGCAAATGTTTTGATTACAGGTGAATCAGGTACAGGTAAAGAGCTTGTAGCAAGAGCAATTCATAAAAAATCACTAAGAAATACAAAACCTTTTATTATCATAGACTGCACAACAATACCTGAGGCTCTTCTTGAAAGTGAGCTTTTTGGGCATGAAAAAGGAGCATTCACAGGTGCTTTAGATAGAAAAATCGGACTCTTTGAAGTTGCCAATGAAGGCACAGTGTTTCTTGATGAAATTGGAGAACTACCCATGTCTTTACAGAAAAAACTTTTAAGATTTTTACAGGAAAAGGAAATTCAAAGAATCGGTAGTAACACAAGAATAAAAGTTGATGTAAGAGTAATATCTGCTACAAATCGGGATCTTGAAAAACTGGTAAAAGAAGGCACATTTAGAGAAGACCTTTACTGGAGACTCAACGTTGTGAGAATTAACATTCCTCCATTAAGGGAACGAAAGGATGACATACCTCTGCTTATTAATCATTTTTTAAACAAATATTCAAAAGAAAACAATAAACCCATTCCTCAGCTTGAACCTGAAGTTATAAATGCACTGATAAACTATGACTGGCATGGAAATGTTCGTGAACTTGCAAATGTCATAGAAAGAGCTGTTGTACTTTCACCTTCCGGAATAATTTCAATGAAACATTTACCCAGAAGAATTCAAGAACACTCAGGATGGACATTTTTAAAGGAAAACAGTTTAAATCTTTTAGAAATTGAAAAATCATTAATTCTTAAAGCGTTAACCTCTACAGGATGGAATCAAACAAAAGCTGCCCAGATTTTAGGAATTTCAAGGAAACAACTTCGCACTAAAATGAAAAATCACGGTCTTTTACCAGACTCGGAAGAAGAAGAAACCTTCTGA
- a CDS encoding ATP-binding protein: protein MQISQHLKSLAINKVLDKFQRLSIVRKIFLSFLILFIILILAVNLLILNYQKNSLKSQINENITLLLENLSKDAIDHIVFFDPLAIDEKITLIMNSPGIDYIMISDKNGRIIGHSNKKELGKFIKIDEETFKKWQYIDSEEIRHLNIPIMAADTFIGVLRAGISENKINQYVSDAIKNLKNYIFILNFLALGVTILMSFMLSKTLIKPLQRLKEKMSNIQADKLEVCQNPYIVLCKDILLCTKTDCPAYGKERCWLITEAKENCKLCHNIDCQDCYVYKVSCGDEIGYLIETFNEMIIKLKHSLEELDKATKEKLKLEKSSAMAEMAMTVAHEIKNPLNAIKASTAYIKSNFEGEVLKEFLSIIDRETERLNELITGFLSYARPVPLKYEKADLNRAIADVIKLIETEVKEECKILNIEFDNSIPEFYFDNHQLKQAILNLLVNAMDATKNGDSITVKTLKKDSKVLITIADTGMGIPEELLNKIFEPFFTTKTTGSGLGLACVERIIKNHDGSITVHSKKDAGTEFIIELPLKF, encoded by the coding sequence ATGCAGATATCGCAACACTTAAAAAGCTTAGCAATAAATAAAGTTTTAGATAAATTTCAAAGACTGAGCATTGTCAGAAAAATTTTTCTCTCATTCTTAATTCTTTTTATAATACTTATCCTTGCTGTTAATCTGCTTATCCTTAATTATCAGAAAAATTCTCTCAAAAGCCAGATTAATGAAAACATTACCCTACTGCTGGAAAATCTGTCAAAGGATGCTATAGACCATATTGTTTTTTTTGATCCCCTGGCAATTGATGAAAAAATTACACTTATTATGAACAGTCCAGGCATTGATTACATAATGATTTCTGATAAAAACGGTAGAATTATCGGTCATAGCAATAAAAAAGAACTGGGAAAATTTATAAAAATTGACGAAGAAACCTTTAAAAAATGGCAGTATATTGACAGTGAAGAAATAAGACATTTAAACATTCCAATTATGGCTGCAGATACATTCATTGGAGTTTTAAGAGCAGGAATTTCAGAAAATAAAATAAATCAATATGTCAGTGATGCCATAAAGAACTTGAAAAACTATATTTTTATTCTCAACTTTTTAGCCCTTGGAGTGACTATTCTTATGTCTTTTATGCTATCAAAAACTCTTATAAAACCTCTTCAAAGGCTTAAAGAGAAAATGTCCAATATTCAGGCAGACAAACTTGAAGTCTGTCAAAATCCCTATATTGTTCTCTGCAAAGATATACTTTTATGCACTAAAACTGACTGCCCAGCCTATGGGAAAGAAAGATGCTGGCTAATTACAGAGGCAAAGGAAAATTGTAAACTCTGCCATAATATTGATTGTCAGGACTGTTATGTTTATAAAGTCTCCTGCGGTGATGAAATTGGATATTTGATTGAAACATTCAATGAAATGATAATAAAACTCAAACACTCTCTTGAAGAGCTTGACAAAGCCACAAAAGAGAAATTAAAACTTGAAAAATCATCTGCAATGGCAGAAATGGCAATGACAGTTGCCCATGAGATTAAAAATCCTTTAAATGCTATAAAAGCATCCACAGCATATATAAAATCTAACTTTGAAGGCGAAGTATTAAAAGAGTTTCTATCCATAATTGATAGAGAAACAGAAAGACTTAATGAATTAATAACAGGCTTTCTTTCCTATGCAAGACCAGTACCTTTAAAATATGAAAAAGCTGATCTAAACAGAGCAATTGCAGATGTGATAAAACTTATTGAAACAGAAGTTAAAGAAGAATGTAAAATATTAAATATAGAATTTGACAACTCCATACCTGAATTTTACTTTGACAATCACCAGTTAAAACAGGCAATACTGAATCTTCTGGTTAATGCTATGGATGCAACAAAAAATGGAGACAGTATTACAGTGAAAACATTAAAAAAAGACAGTAAAGTATTAATAACAATAGCTGACACTGGTATGGGAATCCCTGAAGAGCTTTTGAATAAAATATTTGAACCTTTTTTTACTACAAAAACAACAGGTTCAGGTCTCGGACTTGCTTGCGTTGAAAGAATTATAAAGAACCATGATGGCAGTATCACTGTTCACAGTAAAAAAGATGCTGGAACAGAATTTATAATAGAGTTGCCTTTAAAATTTTAA
- the phnD gene encoding phosphate/phosphite/phosphonate ABC transporter substrate-binding protein, which produces MKFFKVLILVLILSISCSNTNKEKVKTDEEKLQGQPITIGILSEESPKTIYEKFYPLKKFIENILKKPVSIDIAKDYTDLENKIKQNKVNLLIVDPTIYCELKWFMKHKIFPLVKPEGGTAETRSVFVTKKGKNIDKIFDSLGKKLALGDEKSSFSYLIPLSMLKDVDISLKDFKAVDMLQKEQRIALSVLIGDHDIGAMSELTAKKYLHDGLKIVRYSESTPRFLIAYVNNFPTEELEKIKNSILTQSNREMLRSLSIEKFSHAEDRDFDYIRVLIRNIKGKNYIEYTPQTIKVAILPLYSPLTIYKRYDPLMRYLSEKTGYEFKLVIPKNFEEFIQIVSEGEVDFSYQNPYVFSIISKKYPVKAVAITIGEDCTQDDGICGDERFRGIIITKKDSNINKIEDLKGKRIMIVSPTSAGGFLSQKLYLEKKGFNLTKDFKLIDAKRQEKVIIGVYKGEADAGFIREAALSVWSEEVDLSKLKILDYGEYLPNWPFAVVKNKNHELIAKVKNSLLELDSTILKKARIKGFKEATDADIATLKKLSNK; this is translated from the coding sequence ATGAAATTTTTTAAGGTATTAATTTTAGTACTTATTCTGTCTATTTCCTGTAGTAATACAAACAAAGAAAAAGTAAAAACTGATGAGGAAAAACTTCAAGGACAACCAATCACTATTGGAATTCTCTCTGAAGAGTCTCCTAAAACTATATATGAAAAATTTTATCCTCTTAAAAAATTCATAGAAAACATACTGAAAAAGCCTGTTTCAATTGATATTGCAAAAGATTACACAGACCTTGAAAATAAAATAAAACAGAATAAAGTTAATCTTCTCATTGTTGACCCTACCATATATTGTGAACTTAAATGGTTCATGAAGCACAAAATCTTTCCCCTTGTAAAACCTGAAGGAGGAACTGCTGAAACAAGAAGCGTTTTTGTAACAAAAAAAGGGAAAAACATAGATAAAATTTTTGATTCTCTTGGTAAAAAACTGGCTCTTGGAGATGAAAAATCGTCATTTAGCTACTTAATCCCCCTTTCAATGTTAAAGGATGTTGATATCTCACTCAAGGATTTTAAGGCAGTGGATATGTTACAAAAAGAACAAAGAATTGCACTTTCAGTTCTTATTGGCGATCATGATATTGGAGCGATGAGTGAACTGACTGCCAAAAAATATTTGCATGACGGACTTAAAATTGTGAGATACTCCGAATCAACTCCAAGATTTTTAATTGCCTATGTTAACAATTTTCCAACGGAAGAGCTGGAAAAAATTAAAAACTCTATTCTTACCCAATCAAATAGAGAAATGCTCAGATCCCTAAGCATTGAAAAATTCTCTCATGCTGAAGACAGAGATTTTGATTATATAAGAGTATTAATAAGAAACATAAAAGGGAAAAATTACATTGAATATACTCCTCAAACAATAAAAGTTGCAATTCTGCCTCTTTATAGCCCTTTAACTATTTATAAAAGATATGATCCTTTAATGAGATATCTATCCGAAAAAACAGGTTATGAATTTAAGCTTGTAATTCCTAAAAATTTTGAAGAATTTATTCAAATTGTCAGCGAAGGAGAAGTAGATTTTTCTTATCAAAATCCCTATGTTTTTTCTATTATATCAAAAAAATATCCAGTGAAAGCAGTTGCTATCACGATCGGAGAAGACTGTACCCAGGATGATGGTATTTGCGGAGACGAACGGTTTAGAGGAATAATTATTACGAAAAAAGATAGCAATATAAATAAAATAGAAGACCTCAAAGGTAAAAGAATAATGATTGTTTCTCCAACTTCTGCAGGAGGATTTTTATCACAAAAGCTGTATCTTGAAAAAAAGGGATTTAATCTAACGAAAGATTTTAAATTAATTGATGCTAAAAGGCAAGAAAAAGTCATCATAGGAGTTTATAAAGGTGAAGCAGATGCAGGATTTATAAGAGAAGCTGCATTAAGTGTATGGTCTGAGGAAGTGGATCTTTCAAAATTAAAAATTCTGGATTACGGAGAGTATCTTCCAAACTGGCCCTTTGCAGTGGTTAAAAACAAAAACCATGAACTAATAGCAAAGGTTAAAAACTCTCTTCTGGAATTAGACTCTACAATATTAAAAAAAGCCAGAATTAAAGGGTTTAAAGAGGCTACTGATGCAGATATCGCAACACTTAAAAAGCTTAGCAATAAATAA
- a CDS encoding MBL fold metallo-hydrolase: MKIKKFEVGPLFVNCYVLYDEDTRETIIIDPGDEPDLILDFIKEEGLTVKYILCTHGHFDHIGAVKEIKDDTGAKILLHEKDIEIYRNSPQVAEQFFGIEIEPQPEPDELIDDGKTIKICKSQLKFIHTPGHSPGSMSIYIDGYIFTGDTLFAGSVGRTDLAGGSMKDLLNSLKKLASLPEETVVMPGHGPKTKIGLEIKTNPFYHEIF, encoded by the coding sequence ATGAAAATAAAAAAATTTGAGGTTGGTCCTCTTTTTGTAAATTGTTATGTTTTGTACGATGAAGATACAAGAGAGACAATTATCATAGACCCCGGGGACGAGCCAGATTTAATTCTTGATTTTATTAAGGAAGAAGGGTTAACTGTGAAATATATTCTCTGTACTCATGGACATTTTGATCACATTGGTGCAGTAAAGGAAATCAAAGATGACACTGGTGCAAAAATATTGCTTCATGAAAAAGATATTGAAATTTATAGAAATTCGCCTCAGGTGGCAGAGCAATTTTTTGGCATAGAAATAGAACCTCAGCCTGAACCTGATGAACTGATTGATGATGGAAAAACTATAAAGATATGCAAAAGCCAGTTAAAGTTTATTCATACTCCCGGACACTCTCCCGGAAGTATGTCTATATACATTGATGGTTATATTTTTACTGGAGATACTCTCTTTGCAGGTTCAGTTGGAAGAACAGACCTGGCTGGAGGAAGTATGAAGGATTTGTTAAATTCTCTTAAAAAGTTAGCTTCTCTACCTGAAGAAACTGTTGTAATGCCCGGTCATGGTCCGAAAACAAAAATTGGTTTAGAAATAAAAACAAATCCTTTTTATCATGAAATTTTTTAA
- the murJ gene encoding murein biosynthesis integral membrane protein MurJ → MAKGKIVKAAGAISLATSFSRILGYIKDMILAKYFGATGLSDVFFVAFRIPNLLRELFAEGSMSSAVIPVLKEAQVKNGEEETKKIVKSLFTFILLVVGIIVLAGIVFSPWIVTLIAPGFTTNPEKFNLTVLLTRIMFPFLLFISLAALTMGTLNTNNVFFIPALAPCFLNIAIIILVVGLSSFFFNPIISVAVGVTLGGILQWLIQIPSFYKNGFRFGIAPYHSALKKIAILVIPTTLSMTVNQINIFVSTIIASFLPEGSVTYLYYSMRLIQLPIGIFGVAVGMAVLPTLSGHIAEGRRDLLTKDFIFALKFLFFLTIPSTIGLIMLKEPIVNTLFQRGAFDLNAAINTASALFFYSLGILGTVGSRTITATFYSLQDTKTPVICAITGMLTNIGISVALMKSMKHNGLALAYSVAAIVQFLMLASFIKRKIPEIVFSSIASSFIKSTIASFLSIRIAKLICDINPHLWLYSGKMLLKFLWLGAAIAVAIVLYFVFCYLMKHEELSYILKKVRRQ, encoded by the coding sequence ATGGCAAAAGGTAAAATAGTTAAAGCAGCAGGAGCTATTTCCTTAGCAACTTCCTTTAGCAGAATTCTTGGCTACATAAAAGACATGATTCTTGCTAAGTATTTTGGTGCAACAGGACTGAGCGATGTTTTCTTTGTAGCCTTTAGAATACCTAATTTACTTAGAGAACTCTTTGCTGAAGGCTCCATGTCCTCTGCAGTAATTCCAGTGTTAAAGGAAGCTCAGGTAAAAAATGGAGAAGAAGAAACAAAAAAGATTGTAAAAAGTCTTTTTACTTTTATACTCCTTGTTGTAGGAATAATAGTCCTCGCAGGAATTGTATTTAGTCCATGGATTGTAACATTAATTGCTCCCGGATTTACCACCAATCCAGAAAAATTCAATTTAACTGTTTTACTTACGAGAATAATGTTTCCCTTTTTACTTTTTATAAGTCTTGCCGCCCTTACAATGGGAACACTTAATACAAATAATGTATTTTTTATTCCAGCCCTTGCTCCATGTTTTTTGAATATTGCAATTATTATACTCGTAGTAGGCCTTAGTTCATTTTTCTTTAATCCCATAATCTCTGTTGCAGTAGGAGTTACTCTTGGAGGCATCCTCCAGTGGCTCATACAGATTCCCTCTTTTTATAAAAATGGTTTTAGATTTGGTATAGCTCCATATCATTCTGCTTTAAAAAAAATTGCCATTCTTGTGATTCCTACCACTTTATCAATGACAGTAAATCAAATAAATATCTTTGTAAGCACCATAATAGCAAGTTTTCTTCCTGAAGGAAGTGTTACATATCTTTATTACTCCATGAGACTTATACAGCTACCTATTGGAATTTTTGGAGTTGCTGTAGGCATGGCAGTTTTACCAACACTCTCAGGACATATTGCAGAGGGCAGAAGAGATCTACTTACGAAGGATTTTATTTTTGCTTTAAAATTTCTCTTTTTTCTAACAATACCATCAACAATTGGGCTTATTATGCTTAAAGAACCCATTGTAAATACATTATTTCAAAGAGGTGCCTTTGATTTAAATGCTGCAATTAATACTGCCAGTGCCTTATTCTTCTACAGTCTTGGAATTCTTGGAACAGTTGGTTCAAGAACAATAACAGCAACATTTTATTCTCTTCAGGATACAAAGACTCCTGTGATATGTGCAATCACAGGAATGTTAACAAATATCGGTATTTCTGTTGCATTGATGAAGTCCATGAAACACAATGGATTAGCTCTTGCCTATTCTGTGGCTGCAATTGTACAATTTTTAATGCTTGCAAGCTTCATAAAAAGAAAAATACCAGAAATTGTCTTCTCTTCTATTGCTTCATCTTTTATAAAAAGTACGATTGCTTCCTTTTTAAGCATAAGAATTGCTAAATTAATTTGCGACATTAATCCACACCTCTGGCTTTATAGTGGAAAAATGCTTTTAAAATTCCTCTGGCTTGGGGCTGCAATTGCTGTAGCCATAGTTCTATATTTTGTCTTTTGCTATTTGATGAAACATGAAGAACTGAGTTATATTTTAAAAAAGGTAAGGAGGCAATGA
- a CDS encoding tetratricopeptide repeat protein: MIYYKTMKIILSLLIFLLVVACTSEERVRQTNESDFHTEIGYAYYIEKNYQLAFVEFHKALQIDPDNKNALHGLALVHMEFQEYETARDLFLKILSIAPDYADAWFNLGICYQRLNMHKEAIEAFQKALNNPLFITQDKAFLGQGLSYYRTGQYKEARDAFDKAIKRNFLLIPAHFYMALTYQKLNQYSEAVKTLRNAIRLDSSFKGDVDKFAKTLEEQLKTGHSTMSKEDILDLLEILKY; the protein is encoded by the coding sequence ATGATATACTATAAAACTATGAAGATAATTTTAAGCTTATTGATTTTTCTTCTTGTTGTTGCCTGCACATCAGAAGAAAGGGTAAGGCAAACAAATGAGTCAGATTTTCATACTGAAATAGGATATGCCTATTATATTGAAAAAAATTATCAACTTGCCTTTGTGGAATTTCATAAGGCTTTGCAAATTGACCCTGATAACAAAAACGCACTTCATGGATTAGCCCTTGTTCATATGGAATTTCAGGAATATGAAACAGCAAGGGATTTATTTCTAAAGATTCTCTCAATAGCTCCAGATTATGCTGATGCCTGGTTTAATCTCGGAATTTGTTATCAAAGGTTAAACATGCATAAGGAGGCAATAGAAGCTTTCCAGAAAGCATTAAACAATCCTTTATTTATAACTCAGGATAAAGCTTTTTTGGGACAGGGACTATCCTATTATAGAACGGGACAGTATAAAGAAGCCAGGGATGCTTTTGATAAAGCAATAAAAAGAAATTTTCTTCTTATTCCAGCACATTTTTACATGGCGCTCACCTATCAAAAACTTAATCAGTACTCAGAGGCAGTTAAAACTTTAAGAAATGCTATAAGATTAGATTCGTCTTTTAAGGGTGATGTAGATAAGTTTGCCAAAACTCTTGAAGAACAATTAAAAACTGGGCATTCAACTATGTCAAAGGAAGACATCCTTGACCTTCTTGAAATATTAAAATACTAA